A window of Chlorocebus sabaeus isolate Y175 chromosome 14, mChlSab1.0.hap1, whole genome shotgun sequence contains these coding sequences:
- the C14H2orf78 gene encoding LOW QUALITY PROTEIN: uncharacterized protein C2orf78 homolog (The sequence of the model RefSeq protein was modified relative to this genomic sequence to represent the inferred CDS: substituted 1 base at 1 genomic stop codon): protein MHSLAXATQTSASIVSSSLVSAVDVSSSLTMSENFQNTSLPGTANSLQLSLPVVSNVASLTGSISNFSRASAPAISSAWLQPSASGTSFQPIMGSAYLYQHSSTTMLSGVTGMLSGLTGQSHISTSAASYPGNFEWDSTASTAKKSSSLRDFTVTVIDQNTAVSSMSMTAQYDKTSDTNTVVPLYPSLSASLVQGTLTQIPNQQGHSLSLPYQIGSQVYYYNQGTLGPQLSCLQSYGSVSYTGYRASAHQPEMVMVLKEVQPTNVLPPVSTSGMYYSVSTQPITETSVQVMETSLGMDTSLGLQSPSQTFCLPQAQEFSKSFSSRNTQILESNPSPELGDISMITPIQSPTNLLTLSPAPSQEKNENENLDEIKTNLSKPLDVYQILIGNQDPPLLPLEIPDIHPLLACIDPLGQEEQPGSENADLRNNSLSFEDQGIFETGIESSSDLADITTLVEDTHLPPIFSSLQDLDLPKSPSAKTAKDTSAIKVNQVQEKSYVIKGHSDQDRKNKHKASEPIQGAPKAKIQPKNPECLLEGEVVVCSATISDGASVNKAKHSSNKPHKAASSRVSKTKSHGQEKTKGNRKNSSKKSEESKQSGNNIKVEEKQTIPNMKRKKNQPELSQEIFKKPRSSLGMHMLESVQVFHALGKKIDKKTGFSSSRTLGSSSNTQNRQPFPALKPWLDTQREGKGPEKIQVKAQKLDGSAEKECLSPSHSELPPPGKVKLIPLPFLALDKPQARPVSRRPNPPASRRPAVAYPAQPDSTNSAQSTAVNPSRPAPSNTSLPGPATPAQSISTKATQPGSANPTQPTVPQSAVSRPSLYKTSSCTSLHREPVSTAVTNLQSLPKPQNQFLIQDCSFQPSPWRKPTVPEPVMSTPITEEQRPEREAMKRKAQQERENAAKYTSLGKVQFFIEREREMEIAEYYGYTI, encoded by the exons AAAATTTCCAAAATACGTCTTTACCTGGAACTGCAAATTCTCTGCAGCTCTCTCTTCCTGTGGTGAGCAATGTGGCTTCCTTAACAGGAAGCATCTCCAACTTCTCCAGAGCCTCTGCTCCAGCCATCAGCTCAGCATGGCTACAGCCATCAGCCTCTGGCACCTCCTTCCAGCCAATCATGGGCAGTGCCTACCTTTATCAACATTCTAGCACAACTATGTTGTCTGGGGTTACTGGCATGCTGTCTGGGCTTACTGGCCAGAGCCATATCTCTACTTCAGCTGCCTCTTATCCAGGCAATTTTGAGTGGGATAGTACAGCAAGCACAGCAAAGAAGTCATCCTCACTCAGGGACTTCACTGTGACTGTCATTGACCAGAATACAGCTGTCTCTTCCATGTCTATGACAGCCCAGTATGATAAAACTTCAGATACCAATACTGTGGTCCCTCTGTATCCATCACTATCTGCCAGCCTTGTTCAGGGCACACTAACTCAAATTCCAAATCAGCAGGGCCATAGCCTGTCACTTCCCTACCAGATAGGAAGTCAGGTCTATTACTATAATCAAGGCACACTGGGACCTCAACTATCCTGCCTGCAATCCTATGGCTCTGTGTCATACACAGGATATAGGGCTTCTGCCCATCAACCAGAAATGGTGATGGTGCTAAAGGAGGTTCAGCCCACAAATGTCCTACCACCAGTCTCTACTTCTGGGATGTATTACTCTGTGTCTACTCAACCCATCACAGAAACCAGTGTTCAAG TGATGGAAACTTCCCTGGGGATGGATACTTCCCTGGGATTGCAATCTCCAAGCCAGACATTTTGTCTGCCACAAGCTCAAGAATTCTCCAAGTCCTTCAGTAGCAGAAATACCCAGATACTTGAGAGTAACCCATCACCTGAACTTGGGGACATTTCAATGATAACTCCAATCCAGAGTCCTACTAATCTCTTGACACTGTCTCCAGCTCCAAgccaggaaaaaaatgagaatgagaatttGGATGAGATTAAAACCAACCTTTCAAAGCCTCTAGATGTCTACCAGATCCTAATAGGAAATCAAGATCCTCCACTACTTCCTTTAGAAATCCCTGATATTCACCCACTTCTGGCCTGCATTGAtcctcttggccaagaggagCAGCCTGGTTCTGAAAATGCCGATCTAAGAAATAACAGCCTGAGTTTTGAGgaccaagggatatttgaaactgGGATTGAGTCTAGCAGTGATTTGGCAGACATCACTACATTGGTGGAGGATACTCACCTCCCCCCAATCTTCAGTTCCTTACAGGATCTTGACCTACCCAAAAGTCCCTCAGCAAAGACAGCCAAAGATACCAGTGCCATCAAGGTAAATCAGGTGCAGGAAAAGTCATATGTCATAAAGGGTCACTCTGATCAAGACAGGAAGAACAAGCATAAAGCTTCCGAGCCTATCCAGGGTGCTCCGAAGGCCAAAATCCAGCCAAAGAACCCAGAGTGCCTATTAGAGGGAGAAGTGGTTGTTTGCAGTGCTACAATCAGTGACGGTGCTTCTGTAAACAAGGCCAAGCATTCTAGCAACAAACCTCACAAAGCTGCATCCAGCAGGGTCAGCAAAACGAAGAGCCATGGGCAGGAAAAGACCAAAGGGAACAGAAAAAACAGCTCCAAGAAATCTGAAGAGAGTAAGCAGTCAGGGAACAACATCAAGGTAGAAGAGAAGCAAACCATTCCCAATATGAAGCGGAAGAAAAATCAACCTGAGCTTAGCCAAGAGATCTTTAAAAAGCCCCGAAGCTCCCTGGGCATGCACATGCTGGAGTCCGTGCAAGTTTTCCATGCACTCGGGAAAAAGATCGATAAGAAAACTGGATTCTCTTCCTCCAGGACCCTGGGAAGCTCAAGCAACACCCAAAACCGCCAGCCATTCCCAGCTCTCAAACCATGGCTGGATACCCAACGTGAGGGTAAAGGCCCGGAGAAAATTCAAGTCAAGGCCCAGAAACTAGATGGTAGTGCTGAAAAAGAGTGTCTATCTCCATCCCACTCTGAGTTGCCACCACCTGGGAAGGTCAAGTTGATACCTTTGCCCTTTCTGGCCCTGGACAAACCTCAAGCTCGACCTGTTTCTCGGCGGCCAAACCCTCCGGCCTCACGTAGGCCTGCTGTGGCTTACCCTGCTCAACCTGATTCTACCAACTCAGCTCAATCGACTGCAGTCAATCCATCCCGACCAGCTCCTAGCAACACATCTTTGCCAGGTCCTGCCACACCAGCTCAGTCAATTTCGACCAAAGCAACCCAACCTGGTTCAGCCAACCCTACCCAGCCTACTGTCCCTCAATCTGCAGTTTCTAGGCCATCACTCTACAAAACATCATCTTGTACTTCTCTGCATCGGGAGCCTGTTTCCACTGCTGTGACCAATCTCCAGTCACTGCCCAAGCCTCAAAATCAATTTCTAATCCAAGACTGCAGCTTCCAACCCAGTCCATGGAGGAAACCCACTGTTCCTGAGCCAGTAATGTCAACGCCTATCACAGAAGAGCAGAGGCCAGAGCGTGAGGCCATGAAGAGAAAGGCTCAACAAGAGCGTGAGAATGCTGCCAAATACACCTCTCTGGGGAAGGTGCAGTTTTTCattgaaagggaaagagaaatggaaattgcTGAATACTATGGCTACACAATATAA